Genomic DNA from Trichoderma asperellum chromosome 5, complete sequence:
CActcagccttcttcaagGGGCTCTCAGCaggactgctgctgctgcctggtAGAGTCAAGCCCATGGTTTCAATAGCTGTCGCCATGGTGTTGGCAGTGTACATGCCACCACAGGCACCGCTGCCGGGGCAGGCGTGACGGATGATGTCATATCGCTGGTCCTCGGTGATTTCTCCAGAGATGTATTGGCCATAAGCTTGGAAGGCAGATACAATATCGATGGATTCACCAGATTTTGTGCAGCCGGGCTTGATGGTACCACCGTAGACCATGATGCTGGGTCGGTTGACACGGCCCATGGCCATTACAACTCCAGGCATGTTCTTGTCACATCCAGGCAAGCTGACATTTGCGTCGTACCACTGTCCATTCATGACAGTCTCGATACTGTCGGCAATGATTTCTCTGCTCTGCAGCGAGTATCGCATGCCAGTAGTGCCCATAGAAATACCATCACTGACACCAATGGTGTTGAATCTGTAGGGCACAAGTCCGGCTTTGGCCACTGACTCCCTGACAAGAGCAGAGAGGTCCATCAGGTGCATATTGCAAGGGTTTCCCTCGTACCAAACGGAGGAGATACCGACCTGCGCCTTGCTCAAATCGGCGTCTGTGAGGCCAGTGGCGTACAGCATAGCCTGGGAAGCGCCCTGAGACTTAGGCTGTGTGATGTTTGCGGAGACCTTGTTGAGTTTCTCGTCCGCATATCGGGCTGATGAAGTCGAGAGGAGGCGACTGTATGAGCACGGCGGATTGTTAGCGGATGCGCCTGGCTAATTTGCATTGGCTCCTGTGCTTGGGGGTTTACTTACGCTTGATTCCTCGTAGAGAGGGTGCTGGCCCTTGACAGGGCATTGAAAGCCCTTGATGGGTTCTTGAGCATCGATCTGGCGAGCATCGTGACAACTGCAGGGAGCGACGATTGGTCCTATTATCGGAGCAAGAGTTAGACGCCTGCTGACAGCCTAGCGATGGTTGTATTTGGCATTGAACGAAGCAACTTTGCAAAACTCTCCTGGTGAATTGGACAAAGAGAATGGCAGCTCCCCAACACCAATGTATCGTGACACGAAGAGGGAGCAAAGAAAGTGTGCAAAAATCAACAATGCCTTGGGCGAGCTGCCAGACGTATGTACGTACCTATTCCCAAGCCCAATAAATATCCCAAACTCTCGCGCGCCAATCTCTGCGCcgcgatgctgctgcttttccaGAAAATAGGAAGCAGGATAGAGTTGGCGAATTGGTATGACTCGACGCCAAATTGATGTCCAAGTGGCCGGACCGCAATGGCTGACGTGAGTCTCCGATTTTTAGGTCTCTGTCCCTGTGATCTTCCCTGTGATCCGGACAGCTCGCGCGGGAAGCTCTCACTAAAGTGATGGCATGTGGGAAAAAAGTTGCCCCGCACTGGAGCTGGAACTGGCAGCGAGCGTCTGCCAGCAGGTAATTGGCGCCACTCTATTGGCTGGGTCAGAACTTTAGAGGAGATGCTCCCCTGCTAGACTTGGAGCAGCCCAGATTTCTAGTGGCTGCATCTCGCTGTGCTATGGTGGGCTGTTTCGTGCGCCTACAGGAACCAACTTTTCGTGCGCTCCAACTCGTTCCTGGGCCACGCTGAACACCACAAAGGGCTTTTCACTAGTTATTGTTATAGCCTTGATGCTTGTATTTCGTATGACATAAATTTTTTTAGAAGAGAGCCAAATTGATATAAAAACCCTCCAAAAAAATCGCTTTCGGCCTTACTACCGCTGTCCCACTCGAGCAGAGCTGTCTGTGGAGATGCCCAATTTGAAGCCTGCCGATATCGGCATGGCAGGATCTCGGGAGAGGATACATAGTAGTTTAGCACGAATCTTTGTTTGCGATAGAGCATGAGAACATTACAATATTTTAAATCGCCATTCAAAGTTCACTTCTTACTCAGCAGGAGACGACCGAGGCAGACCACTGATTGATATCGTACAGGTAGGTGTTGGTAGATTGGCATAATATCAACCGATATCTTAAAGATGGTGGTTTGCATATAATGGGAATAGCATCACCAATGCTTGAGCAATCAGTCTCGATTAACACCAGCATTCATTGAAAATTGGGATACAGATATGCTAGAGGCTCTCCTCGAAAATCACTGTTGCTCTCACCTCATTAAGAAGGAATTTCATGTAAAACATTATCACCTTTGCGTAATTAgtatttcttctcttctccttcctctttctttggcTGATCCTGATCTTTCCTCGTTGAAAATATCTCGTCAATGACTCCGAGCTCCAATGCTTCTGTCACGCTTAGATATTTGTCTCTCTCCATAAGATCGTTAATCTCTTCTAGGCTATACTTGTCGAATCCCTTCGCCTTGTTCAGATGATATTGCATGATTTGGTTCGACTGCTCTCTTATCCTTTGGATCTGGTTTGCGTAAATCAAAATATCCGACGCCTGCCCTCTAGTGCCGCCCAATGGCTGGTGAATCATTATGGAGCTGTGCGGAAGAGCACAGCGCTTGCCTGGCGCACCTCCAGCAAGCAGGATAGCTGCCATAGACGCCGCACCTCCGACACATACAGTTGCGACGGGAGACTTGATATAAGACATCGTATCATATATCGCCATGCCTAAGGCCACTGTGAACTTTGATGGCCGTACTGCGGAGGGGAGGAAACGCACCTGACGTGACAGAGCCACCCGGTGAATTAATGTACATCGTAATCGGCTTCTCCGGGGAGTCTGATTCTAGCCATAGAAGCTGTGCCACTATAGAGGCTGACATGTAGTCGTCGATTTCGCCGTTTAGACATATTATTCGTTGCTACGCACGTCAGTCCTTGTGTCTGTAGAAGCTTGTGATGGATGGACATGGCCAAACCTGTAGTAGCTTTGAAAAGATGTCCCCTCGAAGATGTAAGTTCCCTACTCATCCGGCGCAAAATGAAAGATGCAGCGTACATGTTTTTCTGCCAGTTGCCTGTTCCTTTTTAGCCAATTGCCATGGCGCCAGAGCTGATGCCGCCGCTTACTGATGTCTCCTCGATATACGGCATTGGGATGTTCATTGACGGCGCACTGTTGGCAGGAGTAGCAGTGCTGGAGAAACCAAAGGATCTGGCATGTCGCATTGGCAGTGCCCGTAGGGCTGGTAGCAATCTGGATCGTAGCATGTTTGGTAAATGGGCTGATGTCTTGAGCAGAGAGAAGCTTGGAGCTTAGAGGTGGTGACAGCTTAAGCATCGGTAATACCCTGGTACTAAAGCTTATCGCTATCGCGCGTCATCGAAAATTGGTTGCATGCAACATCTGTCACTTAAACACCACACAATACACAACATGATTCTTTGGAAATCGGCTGCCAGGCGATGAAACGATGTACTGCGCTCCGCCCGAGCAGCCTTGGGGCTTTGAATCCGCATCTGGGCCAAAGATGGCACTCCTACGATAAGGCGTCTTTGACACGAGAGGCCCTTGCACAGAAGGTCGAAGCTGGGCTTGGACACGATGCGGACGGCAAATCACTAAAAATCAATCCTGAGGCGAAGACGGTCTCTACTGCCGCAGGAGATCTTCCCATCTCACCCATATTTGATCCAGCATGGATGCAAGCCAGGCGAAAGACTGCAAAGTCTGCTCCTGGTCCACCACTAGGCAGATTTCGACGAAAGCTCGCAAACAATCCCTTTGGTACAGCAAGCTTTGAGCCACGGCGTATCTAATGGAGACAAGCTAATTGGGAAACAGCACAGGCTCTTGCTACGCCGATCCGCAGATGTCCAAACAGCGCCACCAGCCTGCCGCGGTATTTCTTACAGGACTTTGAGATGATAAGACACCCGGAAACAGGTGCTGCATGGTGGGCTCCCGGCCCGCTGGCCTTTGAACATGTTCTGCCTACGAAGCGACCAGACGAGCCACAAGCCGACAGGAATGGCGGACGCGacagagctgctgcggctgcggctggacTCGTGTCAGCATCTGCACCAGCCTCGAACGATACCATAACGGGCCCGGCCCGGCCACGGAGGTCGCCAATAACAAGTTACACGCTGAGTCGCAAGTCGCTGGTTGATATGATTGGCGGACCAAACAAAAAATATCTCGCCCTTTTGTCAGCGATCCGAACCGGCATGGCCGTAGCTCCGGATAATAGAGATGCGGTATGGAGAGAAGATATGGGGAGTTTGCTGCTGGGGATGATGCGCAAATACGTAGTAGATGCGCTGATTGTTCGCGGCAATCGACCACACGGGCCCAAGGACAGATTCATCCAACCTTGTATCAGTTGGAAGGATGTCGAAGGAGTCAGAATGCGGGGTTGCGTTATTTGGCTGCCAGAGAAAAGTGATGGTCCGAAACAATACGCTACACTAGACGTGGAAGGGGCCCGATATGGAAGGAAGATGGTGGTACACAACCTACGATACCTCCTCGGCGACgaagagctgcagcggctAAGAGACTCGGCTGAGGTGTTTCGAGAGGGAGAGATATTCGTGCTTAAGCAGTGGGCGAGCACGAGCATGATGAAACTGCATCTCTTACTGTGGAAGCTGCAAGGATATCTGGCGGCGGAATCAGATACAGGCAGCAGTTTAGAGAGGCGATAGCGGGACGAAGATTGCCAGTTTAGGCAAGTAAAGTTAGCCCGGCGTGATCAAGTACCTGCATTACATGATCTTCTCCCGCCGTAGCAGTGGCAGCGGTTCAACGTGGATGGGCGAGGCGTGCAAACCATGTGTCACGTAGTGCAAAGTGCTAGGTACCTAGCAGCACTACTGCAGACACTTGTGTGCCTTTCCTCTATTCAGACAAATACCTACCTTGTCCTGCCGTTGACCAAATGAAGATGATCCGGGGTGTTCCCCGCGGCGACGCCGAAGCCAGAGCCAAGATGGATTTTCAGAAGGACGGCAGAAATACGCCTCTCCGCAGCCAAAGAATAGCACTATAGATTTCTTTCTTGAAACGGCGATGTCTCTCATCCTGGTGCATGACACTCCGGGGAAGCCTGATGCCTCTGTTCCTAATGCCCGACTCCTGATGCCTCTATTCCCAATGCCCGACTCCTAATGCCCGACACTCGGGGTAGTGTGGCCTCTAATCCTAATACATGGCACTCCGGGAAGACTGATACCTCCAACACTAGTACTTCAGACTTCTGTATTATTAGGTATGCAATAGCAGGTAATACGGATTCCAAATCCCCGTATGTAGCACAGCGTAATGGCCCTACTACTCCATACCCAAGTAAAGTACGTAATGGAATTCAAATTTGCATGTGTCACGGCCGTTCTACATCATACAAGAATCCAAATTGTTATTTCCGTACATTCTGCCACATGTACAGTTACCTGTTTTACCAGCCTTCTTGCAAATGGGCTCATGGATTTGGACACATTAGGGTCAGCTGGCGCCTTGCAAACACAGGATGGTATGCTTGATAACTCTTTGAGACCACCAGAAGGGCCTATTTCAGGTAGCCACCTATAACAGAGTTGTAAAACACGATATTCACTATTTGTGCCTTTTTGAAGGActtgttcttttcctctAAAGGATTACAAGCATGCTCTATTATTTCATACAGCAAGGTACTGAATGCTAATCCTTGCTTGTACCCCGTAAACTGGGGAAACTCAACtactaaataaagcagatGATCGTGGCATGTATATACGAGATGCTCATCGGAGACTTCTCACAGCAGCAAAGAATAGGTACACTTGGTAAGCGCCGAAATTGCCAGGCACAGAATGTATTCGGAGGGTTGAGTGGCTGACAATGACAACCCTCCGAGTGCAGTTGCCCGGGTATGCATCTATTTACGTGCGCTATTCCGCTTCCAGCCACGAGCATTCCAGAATCCTGCATCAGTAGTGCGGACTCCACCGCTGCAGAGCGGCATGTCTCGGGGCCCACCCGGATTTTGTTGGGCGAATTACATTCCATTGTATAATGGCACCTTGGCCAATGTTATGCATGCGGATTCGAAGAGGTGACAACCTCTGCAAAGGTGCAATACAATCCCTATCAACATCCACCATCATCCACGCAGGAGCAGCACAAGGCGTCATGAAGTAAAGAGGTGCAGCGCTAGCAGCAAGCCCGACGTGTAGACGTGGCTGTTTGGCTGCGTGAAGAGGATCCGCAAAGGACCGATTGCGTGCGATAGAGATTCACTCACTTACACGTTCCTCTCGTGCAGACAGCAGACAGCAGGCTCGTCGACTCATATCCCGGCCCGGCCTCGTTCGTACAGGCCCCTCTGGCCATCTGCAGATTCGTGCACGGGTCATTCCCTCCCTGCCATTCCATCCTCGGCGTGCCAATGGCACATGGAGTCCCGTCAGCCGGATCCCTGAGCGTCCATCAGAGACAGGCAAAGCACTCCTCCGTCAGCCCGATCCCTGGCCCTCTGCGGTCATTTGTCAGAGATGGGCGGAATGCTCCTCCCGGCCCAGGCCTTGGTTGGCATCTCTcgatatacctatatatgcCCTCATTCTCCCTTGATCGTGTTTCTCCCCTCTCTTGGGCCTGATCGATCTTATCGGCCTGTGTGTGCGGAGAAGGAAGCTCATCTTGCATGCCGAAATCGTAACGCGGCAGTGGGCCCAACAAAAAGCATCGCGGCTTAGAGTTTGACATAATTGTTATCACCGATCCAGACGGCTATGAAATCATCGACTGCCAGGTTCtgatttcttctcctcgcATCTGGAATCTAATTCCCCAGATATTTACTTAAGAATTTCACCATATCTCTCCGCCTTTGGGCAACTTATTCGCTTAGACCGTGGTTGTTGATCCTTTTCCCCGGCCTAAAAGTCCAATGGGCGAATGAGAAATCCGTTGGGTAGTCGCTTCgagtaacttttttttttcaccccAACAACGTCAGGGCGGAGCTCCACTGATAAGCGAAGCTAATTGCTGGAGAGCTTGGGGAACCCGCGGGAACGTTTGCAGCTAAATAACGATCCCTTGTATCCCGAAGCTTCCAGCTGGACGGGGTTACTtggttctcttctcttttctatttATTGTTATTCTCTCCGACAACCTGCTACTTCGTCGAGCCATGTTATACGCAAGCAAACGCAGCTTCGGCGCTGAATCACCGACCTTACACGACGCGCCGCAGAGAACAAGCCACCCGTCACATCGCCAGCCACTCACAATGCGGTCTCCAAGcctccagctcatccagcCTGAGAACTGGGCTCAGCCAAATATGCCCACCTACAACACTCCCATCTTCCTGATCCACGACGGCAGCGGCACCACCTTGGCCTACCAATTCCTGGAGATCCTGGGCCGCTACACCTATGGCATCCGCAACCCCTACTACTACTCCGGCCAGGTCTTCGAGGGCGGCATCTCCGAGATGGCCTTTTTATACGCGTCATGGATCCGAAAGACGGTGCAGGACAAGGATTTCcctgccaagaagaggaatatgGACGGCAGCACAAGCATCTTCCTGGGCGGCTGGAGCTTGGGCGGCCTGCTCAGCATGGAGATTGCGCGACAGCTGGCGATGGACGACGTCGTGAGGGTCTCGGGCATCCTCATGATCGACAGCGTCTTTCCTGGCGGGTCAGGGTCTCTGCCTGCACGCTCGGCCCCTCTTGCTCCCACATTTGGAGTGCCTATGGCAAACAGGTTCTCCGGCGTTAGATTCCCTGATGTTTCTGCACGCGGGATGATTTGTGATGACGACGTGTCCAGCGATGACGAATCGCTGCCAGATGATGTCTTGACCGATGACGCTTCAAGAGATGGCTCATCGGAGGATGAGTCGTCAaccgacgaagaggaggccaTCATGAACAAGATTCGCTCCAAGAACTGCATGGCAGAGGCTGTGCGTATGGTCCGGCAGTGGCGTCTTCCCCAGTGGTCAGGCAGACTCTACGACCGCCGACCAAAAGTGGTTCTACTGCGCGCGAAAAACTACGTGCCGGCAAAGGAAGGCCGCACTGTCGGCCTGGATCTAAACAGAGATGATCCTCTGCTCGGCTGGGGCGATTACGACGAGGAGATGTTTAGCCATGTCTATGATGTTGACGGACACCACTTTAATCTGTTTGAGTATGAGAAGATATCCAacatgacgaggacgatcaAGAAGGGCTTGGATAGGCTGGAGGAGGCCTcccagatgatgatgtttgGCGAGGGCTGGTAGTGGAGTtgcgctttttttttcttcgcattGGCTAGGGCGTTGGAagtcttttctctttttgttctttttttttttttttttggcaagCTTGGGAAATTACGGGATTTGTTTTATCACTGCATGGCTGGGAGCGAGCTGCATTGGTTTGGGTCTATTGTTCTATTCTAGTTTCACACTGCCCACTGGCAGAGGTTGCGTCTACTGAGGACTTGGGAATTGTTATAGCGTTCTTTTATACGATACCAATAACACACAAACATCGCacaatttattttatacccTCAGTTTTGATGTCCGACGCGTGAAAATCTAACAGCATCTTTTCAACAAGGGGCATGTCATGAGAGTGTCGCCATTACTCTACACCTCCCCTGCGCATATGATACCCAAGGCAGCCAACAATACGGAAACTTTTTATCAAGACAAAGCCCCAGACTCAAATTTAGGCAACCATCTCGCATGCACAAACAACATCATATCGTCTCCAAGTTGTGATCGTTCCTTAAAAGGGCTTTTATAGCCTCCATGCCTTTATTCGGTGCTGCAAAGTCGACCCAGTACCCTCCCTCGCCCTTTGACATGATTGTCGCGCTCACTAATAGTCGTAAAGTCAGAATAATTAGTACTAGTCATATAAATAATGGTTGGAATGAAAACCGACCACCTACATCGATTTGGATGATTCCTCTCAAGTGCATGCCCAAACACAAGCGGCGCTGGAACAGCTCCATcgccctcctccatcttttcaACACCTTGCTCAGCTCTCCTAAtgctagcagcagaaaaGTCAATCCCATGCCACGCATTGCACCAGTTCGTCACGCCATAGCTAAACTCCCACGGCTCGCAGATGTGCATCAGGATGTTGTGCAGGTAGAGCTCCCGCGCCACTGCGAGGCCGCGCTCCATGTTGGCCGGCTGCAAGCTCTGCACTATCGCGAGCCGGGTTCTGTATGCAATCTCGGAGGCTGGTGGCTTGGACCGGCTGATGGCTGCGTGGGTAGGGGCGAAGACGAGGGCGTTGTGTAGATATTTGTGGGATTTGGGGAGGGAAGGGTGAGATCCGCGGACTGGGAAGACGTTTTAGCCATGTAGATGTGATTGCAGTCAGGTGATGAAACTAAATTTACCGTTTACTGCGCTTGTAAAGAGTTGTTTCTTGGGATGTTTGCGATGCAGGTTGGCGAACTAAGTTGCCAATAGTAATTAGCATAAGATTATCGTGGTGTATCGGGAAACGAAGAAGgagcatatatatatatatatatatatataccttgaTAACAATTCCAGCAATCGCATCTCCATTTGT
This window encodes:
- a CDS encoding uncharacterized protein (MEROPS:MER0000474), with product MAIYDTMSYIKSPVATVCVGGAASMAAILLAGGAPGKRCALPHSSIMIHQPLGGTRGQASDILIYANQIQRIREQSNQIMQYHLNKAKGFDKYSLEEINDLMERDKYLSVTEALELGVIDEIFSTRKDQDQPKKEEGEEKKY
- a CDS encoding uncharacterized protein (MEROPS:MER0000474); the encoded protein is MLRSRLLPALRALPMRHARSFGFSSTATPANSAPSMNIPMPYIEETSATGRKTWDIFSKLLQQRIICLNGEIDDYMSASIVAQLLWLESDSPEKPITMYINSPGGSVTSGMAIYDTMSYIKSPVATVCVGGAASMAAILLAGGAPGKRCALPHSSIMIHQPLGGTRGQASDILIYANQIQRIREQSNQIMQYHLNKAKGFDKYSLEEINDLMERDKYLSVTEALELGVIDEIFSTRKDQDQPKKEEGEEKKY
- a CDS encoding uncharacterized protein (EggNog:ENOG41) codes for the protein MKRCTALRPSSLGALNPHLGQRWHSYDKASLTREALAQKVEAGLGHDADGKSLKINPEAKTVSTAAGDLPISPIFDPAWMQARRKTAKSAPGPPLGRFRRKLANNPFAQALATPIRRCPNSATSLPRYFLQDFEMIRHPETGAAWWAPGPLAFEHVLPTKRPDEPQADRNGGRDRAAAAAAGLVSASAPASNDTITGPARPRRSPITSYTLSRKSLVDMIGGPNKKYLALLSAIRTGMAVAPDNRDAVWREDMGSLLLGMMRKYVVDALIVRGNRPHGPKDRFIQPCISWKDVEGVRMRGCVIWLPEKSDGPKQYATLDVEGARYGRKMVVHNLRYLLGDEELQRLRDSAEVFREGEIFVLKQWASTSMMKLHLLLWKLQGYLAAESDTGSSLERR
- a CDS encoding uncharacterized protein (EggNog:ENOG41), with translation MLYASKRSFGAESPTLHDAPQRTSHPSHRQPLTMRSPSLQLIQPENWAQPNMPTYNTPIFLIHDGSGTTLAYQFLEILGRYTYGIRNPYYYSGQVFEGGISEMAFLYASWIRKTVQDKDFPAKKRNMDGSTSIFLGGWSLGGLLSMEIARQLAMDDVVRVSGILMIDSVFPGGSGSLPARSAPLAPTFGVPMANRFSGVRFPDVSARGMICDDDVSSDDESLPDDVLTDDASRDGSSEDESSTDEEEAIMNKIRSKNCMAEAVRMVRQWRLPQWSGRLYDRRPKVVLLRAKNYVPAKEGRTVGLDLNRDDPLLGWGDYDEEMFSHVYDVDGHHFNLFEYEKISNMTRTIKKGLDRLEEASQMMMFGEGW